In Asanoa sp. WMMD1127, one genomic interval encodes:
- a CDS encoding ABC transporter permease, with translation MHRVYAIGLPVAGTVAAVALWWLAVVAFEIEPYLVPTPPEVLRVFADMPGDLFAEARVTLWETLAGYGISVVAGVLIGALIAGSRTVERAVYPMLVALNAAPKVAIVPLLIVWFGFDSAPKIVMAVLFCFFPITLATAAGLSSTPAELVELTRSLDASRLQTFAKIRFPAALPQIFVGLKVALPLAVVGAVVGELFASDAGLGYLITSSGGSGNTALAFACVVLLSAMSIVLFYALASVERLVLPWVRGTTA, from the coding sequence ATGCACCGGGTCTACGCGATCGGCCTGCCGGTGGCCGGCACCGTGGCCGCCGTCGCGCTCTGGTGGTTGGCCGTCGTCGCGTTCGAGATCGAGCCCTACCTGGTGCCGACCCCGCCCGAGGTGCTGCGGGTGTTCGCCGACATGCCCGGTGACCTGTTCGCCGAGGCTCGGGTGACGCTGTGGGAAACCTTGGCCGGGTACGGCATCTCGGTGGTCGCCGGGGTGCTGATCGGCGCCCTGATCGCGGGCTCGCGCACGGTCGAGCGGGCCGTCTATCCCATGCTGGTCGCGCTCAACGCGGCGCCCAAGGTGGCGATCGTCCCCCTGCTGATCGTCTGGTTCGGGTTCGACAGCGCGCCGAAGATCGTGATGGCCGTGCTGTTCTGCTTCTTCCCCATCACCCTGGCCACGGCGGCCGGGCTGAGCAGCACGCCGGCCGAGCTCGTCGAGCTGACCCGGTCGCTGGACGCGTCGCGGCTGCAGACGTTCGCGAAGATCCGGTTTCCGGCCGCGCTGCCCCAGATCTTCGTCGGGCTCAAGGTGGCGCTGCCGCTCGCGGTGGTCGGCGCGGTCGTCGGCGAGCTGTTCGCGTCCGACGCCGGCCTGGGCTATCTGATCACCTCGTCCGGCGGCAGCGGCAACACCGCCCTGGCGTTCGCCTGCGTCGTGCTGCTGTCCGCGATGAGCATCGTGCTGTTCTACGCGCTCGCCTCGGTCGAGCGGCTGGTGCTGCCCTGGGTGCGCGGCACCACAGCCTGA
- a CDS encoding ABC transporter substrate-binding protein, with the protein MTLVNSMARAFVATALVVTAAGCGGGDPVAGTVRGPIVVAADLELSGADAAEGRAFQRALELRVDQLNGSGLTGGRTVRLEVKDNRSDPAESQRNLADFSRNRAVSAIILGSCDLCAVNAAKTLNDQGIPAISLAAAGAVASPVAERRFLFKVGPNANDNAAALAAELSRTPGLRKLGLLHTRDGYGAEGVEALDRELGKVGLKLAAKTAVKPTDDDLDERVASLADKAPDGILVWTGAEQAAQASAALAEDDYRGRLYFDAGAAGDLFLAGDAGNTPDGTTMVFTQTMVIDDVIATTPAKAARKQWFRDYTARFGSYHGIASFAADALQLVTDAAVRVDADPEAPDRAAIRDQIETSQMDGLSGAIRLTPDNHSGLMRQSLTMLVARGGRWRLAG; encoded by the coding sequence GTGACGCTCGTCAATTCGATGGCCCGCGCGTTCGTGGCGACCGCGCTCGTGGTCACCGCCGCCGGCTGCGGTGGTGGCGACCCGGTCGCGGGCACCGTCCGCGGCCCGATCGTGGTGGCCGCCGACCTCGAGCTGTCGGGCGCCGACGCGGCCGAGGGCCGGGCCTTCCAGCGCGCGCTCGAGCTGCGGGTCGACCAGCTCAACGGGTCCGGCCTCACCGGCGGCCGGACGGTCCGGCTGGAGGTCAAGGACAACCGGTCCGATCCGGCGGAGAGCCAGCGGAACCTCGCCGACTTCAGCAGGAACCGGGCGGTCAGCGCGATCATCCTCGGCTCCTGCGACCTGTGCGCGGTCAACGCCGCGAAGACCCTCAACGACCAGGGCATCCCGGCGATCTCGCTGGCCGCCGCCGGCGCCGTGGCCAGCCCGGTCGCCGAGCGCCGCTTCCTGTTCAAGGTGGGTCCCAACGCCAACGACAACGCCGCCGCGCTCGCCGCCGAGCTGAGCCGCACGCCCGGGTTGCGCAAGCTCGGCCTGCTGCACACCCGCGACGGCTACGGTGCGGAGGGCGTCGAGGCGCTCGACCGGGAGCTGGGCAAGGTCGGCCTGAAACTGGCGGCCAAGACGGCCGTCAAGCCGACCGACGACGACCTCGACGAGCGCGTCGCCTCGCTCGCCGACAAGGCGCCCGACGGGATCCTCGTCTGGACGGGCGCCGAGCAGGCCGCCCAGGCCAGCGCCGCGCTGGCCGAGGACGACTACCGCGGCCGGCTCTACTTCGACGCCGGCGCGGCCGGCGACCTGTTCCTCGCCGGCGACGCCGGCAACACTCCCGACGGCACCACGATGGTGTTCACGCAGACCATGGTGATCGACGACGTGATCGCGACGACGCCCGCGAAGGCCGCCCGCAAGCAGTGGTTCCGCGACTACACGGCCCGGTTCGGCAGCTACCACGGCATCGCGTCGTTCGCGGCCGACGCGCTGCAGCTGGTGACCGACGCGGCCGTGCGGGTCGACGCCGACCCGGAGGCGCCGGACCGGGCCGCGATCCGGGACCAGATCGAGACGTCGCAAATGGACGGTCTCTCCGGCGCGATCCGGCTGACTCCCGACAACCACTCCGGCCTCATGCGCCAGTCGCTCACGATGCTGGTCGCCCGCGGCGGCCGCTGGCGCCTGGCCGGCTGA